The following DNA comes from Pantanalinema sp..
ATCCCGGCGTGAACCAACAGGCGCAAAATCAAGATATACATTGGTCACCTCCCTCATGGTTGCTTCCCATATACCCCAGGCTTGATTCCTCACCTCGTACGATCGCCCAAATCCGCGATGCGAGCCAGATGCAGTGGATCTTACGGACGCCTACTGCTGGCCGCGAGGCTATCCTCTCCCTAGAGGCTTTCTTGCCACTTGTCCGATGCTCCGTGACGCGAGCGGAGGTCTTCATCCCGTGCCCCCAGATATGAGGCGCCTCATTGAACGGGGCACCTCCTGATGGGTATGCTGGGCGTGTCCGTACGCCTTGGTGTACCCGGAAGAGAGTTTGAAATGGCCCTGCCCATCGGTTCCTTTTTCCTCGGTCCGGCCGGCGAAAACGCCGACATCCTCGAGAGCTTCATGCTCGAGGCCCTGCGCGACCACGTCTTCTGGCGCCGCAACTTCCACCCGGAGGACGCACCGAGCATCCGCCAGAGCGATCGCGGCACGCCGGCCTTCGACGACTCGCTGGTCCGCCTGCGCCAGGAGCTCTACTCTCTGCTGTCGCGCCTCAAGCAGGGCGCCCCCCTCTTCAGCCCGCGCTACCTCGCGCACATGACGAGCGACGTGACGATGGCCTCGCTGGTCGGCTACTTCGCCGCCATGCTGTACAACCCCAACAACGTCTCGGGGGAAGCCTCCCCCGTCACCACCCAGCTGGAGCTGGACGTCGGGCACCAGCTCGGCCACCTGGTCGGCTACGGCCCCAGCACCTGGGGCCACCTCGCCTCCGGCGGATCCGTCGCCAACCTCGAGGCCCTCTGGGCCGTCCGCGCCCTCAAGTACTTCCCGGCCACCGCGTGGCTCGTCGCCAACGAGCTGGAGCTCGACGCCCCGGCGGTCCTCCTCGCCAGCGGCCAGTCCGCGCCCCTGCGGGAGCTCACCCCCTGGCAGCTGATGAACGTCCAGACGCAGAGCATCCTGGATCTGCGCGATGCGCTCGCGGCGAGCCCCGAGACCGCGGCCCTTCTCGAGACCTACTCGCTGGGCAGCCAGGGCTTCCTGCAGTTCCACCGGCACTTCGAGACGGCCTACGGGGCCCCCCTGCCGGTGCCGGTCCTGATGGTGCCCGGCACCAAGCATTACTCCTGGGTCAAGACCGCCAACCTCCTGGGCCTGGGCCAGGGGCAACTGATCGAGCTGCCCCTGGACGTCCAGTACCGGATCGATCCCCAGGGGCTGAAAGAGGTCCTCGACGACCTGACCCGCCGGCAGGTGCCGGTGCTCGCCATGATCTCGGTCCTGGGCTCGACCGAGACCGGCTCGGTGGACGCCCTCGATCAGCTGCTCGCGGTGCGCACGACCGCGCAGAGCCAGGGCCTGCACTGCTACTGCCACATCGACGGGGCCTACGGCGGCTACGCCACGGCCATGTTCCGCAGCCCCCAGGGCGAGTGGGTCGACCAGGGGAACACCCCCGAGCTGTTCGAGAGCTTCAAGGCGCTCGCCGAGACCGACTCCATCACCATCGATCCCCACAAGCTGGGCTACATCCCCTATCCGGCCGGCGCGGTGGTGTTCCGCGACGAGCGGATCCGCGAGTTCCTGTCGGTCAGCGCCCCCTACGTGTTCCA
Coding sequences within:
- a CDS encoding pyridoxal-dependent decarboxylase, whose translation is MALPIGSFFLGPAGENADILESFMLEALRDHVFWRRNFHPEDAPSIRQSDRGTPAFDDSLVRLRQELYSLLSRLKQGAPLFSPRYLAHMTSDVTMASLVGYFAAMLYNPNNVSGEASPVTTQLELDVGHQLGHLVGYGPSTWGHLASGGSVANLEALWAVRALKYFPATAWLVANELELDAPAVLLASGQSAPLRELTPWQLMNVQTQSILDLRDALAASPETAALLETYSLGSQGFLQFHRHFETAYGAPLPVPVLMVPGTKHYSWVKTANLLGLGQGQLIELPLDVQYRIDPQGLKEVLDDLTRRQVPVLAMISVLGSTETGSVDALDQLLAVRTTAQSQGLHCYCHIDGAYGGYATAMFRSPQGEWVDQGNTPELFESFKALAETDSITIDPHKLGYIPYPAGAVVFRDERIREFLSVSAPYVFHDTPATSPTTIGKYILEGSKPGAAAAAVWLSHRVLPLDTSGYGVLIGKSVECARKLWAALDAFESRNGYRIVPLNEPDLNVVTFLAIPPVPFTGAELNRFNDTLYKRFAVNIDRRVFSYEFVLSKTDLGIASYRRGLEQRLGSDLVDALAPQGGVTVLRATIMNPFSAAAMADGTFLERFLTEFEGAMAEVWAS